The following coding sequences are from one Rhineura floridana isolate rRhiFlo1 chromosome 2, rRhiFlo1.hap2, whole genome shotgun sequence window:
- the LOC133377880 gene encoding erlin-1-like isoform X1 — protein MEAERGRRGWQGAMQPPPRACLLLFRSHPSWRPSLPPVGENSAAFMRTRGLALSLGGGIQGWGPALSVSLLPAPPRDFSPPSPTRGPAGGSHFAPFLSLTRAEVSPAPSFLQAGGSGAGRGEGLPALFLAVLPESPSAGRVRLIRCRLRRPRCPGREAGWEAEARLPAAPDEGVAGGKRPEEGAGGAAAAMMPGEGGGGGGGDGPAGGPGSGCLGGSVVRPRRPGVGAASRPAWPGSAAAAPRRVASGAASATLVLLLLWASVHTVQEGHLALYYRGGALLSAVSGPGYHIMLPFVTTCISVQGHCVLFQTTLQTDEVKNVPCGTSGGVMIYIDRIEVVNTLAPHAVYDTVKKYTVDYDKTLIFNKVHHELNQFCSTHTLQEVYIELFDQIDEHLKLALQQDLNAMAPGLTVQAVRVTKPKIPEAIRRNFELVEAEKTKFLIVTQQQKVVAKEAETERKKAVIEAEKAAQVAKIRCRQKVMETLMEKHISELEDAAFLARERAKADANYYTAQKAADSNKLKLTPAFLELMKYQAIAFNSTLYFGNSFPANLFLGSCAFDDPVARTAREAHLISKTGKLHLRHRGERGASGCVR, from the exons atggaggcagagcgtgGCCGTCGTGGCTGGCAGGGGGCGATGCAGCCTCCTCCTCGGGCTTGTCTACTGCTCTTCcggagccatccaagttggaggccatcgctgcctcctgtgggagagaattccgcAGCGTTCATGAGGACTAGGGGATTGGCTCTTAGTCTTGGCGGCGGCATCCAAGGGTGGGGGCcagctctgtctgtctctctcctccccgCACCGCCCCGcgacttttcccctccttcccctacgAGAGGGCCAGCGGGGGGATCCCATTTTGCTCCCTTCCTCTCACTGACACGCGCAGAGGTTTCCCCGGCGCCATCTTTCCTCCAGGCAGGCGGAAGCGGagctgggagaggggagggactTCCGGCGCTGTTCCTGGCGGTGCTCCCGGAAAGTCCCTCCGCCGGGCGGGTCCGCCTCATCCGCTGCCGCCTCAGGAGGCCCCGCTGCCCTGGAAGGGAGGCCGGCTGGGAGGCCGAGGCCCGCCTTCCCGCCGCTCCGGATGAGGGTGTGGCCGGAGGGAAGAGGCcggaggagggggcaggaggagcagcagcggcgATGATGcccggagaaggaggaggaggcggcggcggcgacgGCCCTGCGGGGGGCCCCGGCAGCGGCTGCCTCGGGGGCAGCGTGGTGCGCCCGCGGCGGCCTGGTGTTGGCGCGGCCTCCCGCCCCGCGTggcctgggtctgctgctgctgcgcctCGCCGCGTGGCGTCCGGGGCGGCCTCGGCGACgctagtgctgctgctgctttgggcCTCCGTCCACACCGTGCAGGAGGGGCACCTCGCCCTCTACTACAG GGGCGGGGCGCTGCTCTCCGCCGTCAGCGGCCCAGGCTACCACATCATGCTGCCCTTCGTCACCACCTGCATATCCGTGCAG GGTCATTGTGTTCTGTTTCAGACAACGCTGCAAACAGATGAAGTGAAAAATGTGCCTTGTGGGACAAG TGGCGGAGTCATGATCTACATTGATCGAATAGAGGTGGTAAACACGTTGGCGCCACATGCAG TTTATGATACTGTAAAGAAGTACACTGTGGACTATGACAAGACCCTCATCTTCAACAAAGTCCACCATGAGCTCAACCAGTTCTGCAGCACCCACACCCTCCAGGAGGTGTACATCGAGCTCTTTG ATCAAATAGATGAACACCTGAAGCTGGCGCTGCAGCAGGATCTGAATGCCATGGCGCCAGGTCTCACTGTCCAG GCAGTGCGTGTGACAAAGCCCAAAATCCCTGAAGCCATCCGAAGAAATTTTGAACTTGT GGAAGCAGAGAAGACCAAATTCTTGATAGTTACTCAGCAGCAGAAAGTGGTGGCGAAGGAGGCCGAAACAGAAAGGAAAAAGGCCGTCATAG AAGCAGAGAAGGCGGCCCAGGTGGCAAAGATTCGTTGTCGGCAGAAGGTCATGGAGACGCTGATGGAGAAGCACATTTCTGAGCTTGAAG ATGCTGCTTTCTTAGCAAGAGAGAGGGCGAAGGCTGATGCCAACTACTACACGGCACAGAAGGCAGCCGACTCGAACAAG CTGAAACTCACACCAGCCTTCCTGGAACTGATGAAATATCAGGCCATTGCTTTCAACAGTACGCTGTACTTTGGCAACAGCTTCCCCGCTAACCTGTTTCTGGGTTCCTGTGCTTTTGACGATCCCGTTGCAAGAACTGCGAGAGAAGCCCACCTCATCTCAAAGACAGGCAAGCTCcacctcaggcacagaggagagcGTGGCGCCTCTGGATGCGTCCGCTGA
- the LOC133377880 gene encoding erlin-1-like isoform X2, with product MEAERGRRGWQGAMQPPPRACLLLFRSHPSWRPSLPPVGENSAAFMRTRGLALSLGGGIQGWGPALSVSLLPAPPRDFSPPSPTRGPAGGSHFAPFLSLTRAEVSPAPSFLQAGGSGAGRGEGLPALFLAVLPESPSAGRVRLIRCRLRRPRCPGREAGWEAEARLPAAPDEGVAGGKRPEEGAGGAAAAMMPGEGGGGGGGDGPAGGPGSGCLGGSVVRPRRPGVGAASRPAWPGSAAAAPRRVASGAASATLVLLLLWASVHTVQEGHLALYYRGGALLSAVSGPGYHIMLPFVTTCISVQTTLQTDEVKNVPCGTSGGVMIYIDRIEVVNTLAPHAVYDTVKKYTVDYDKTLIFNKVHHELNQFCSTHTLQEVYIELFDQIDEHLKLALQQDLNAMAPGLTVQAVRVTKPKIPEAIRRNFELVEAEKTKFLIVTQQQKVVAKEAETERKKAVIEAEKAAQVAKIRCRQKVMETLMEKHISELEDAAFLARERAKADANYYTAQKAADSNKLKLTPAFLELMKYQAIAFNSTLYFGNSFPANLFLGSCAFDDPVARTAREAHLISKTGKLHLRHRGERGASGCVR from the exons atggaggcagagcgtgGCCGTCGTGGCTGGCAGGGGGCGATGCAGCCTCCTCCTCGGGCTTGTCTACTGCTCTTCcggagccatccaagttggaggccatcgctgcctcctgtgggagagaattccgcAGCGTTCATGAGGACTAGGGGATTGGCTCTTAGTCTTGGCGGCGGCATCCAAGGGTGGGGGCcagctctgtctgtctctctcctccccgCACCGCCCCGcgacttttcccctccttcccctacgAGAGGGCCAGCGGGGGGATCCCATTTTGCTCCCTTCCTCTCACTGACACGCGCAGAGGTTTCCCCGGCGCCATCTTTCCTCCAGGCAGGCGGAAGCGGagctgggagaggggagggactTCCGGCGCTGTTCCTGGCGGTGCTCCCGGAAAGTCCCTCCGCCGGGCGGGTCCGCCTCATCCGCTGCCGCCTCAGGAGGCCCCGCTGCCCTGGAAGGGAGGCCGGCTGGGAGGCCGAGGCCCGCCTTCCCGCCGCTCCGGATGAGGGTGTGGCCGGAGGGAAGAGGCcggaggagggggcaggaggagcagcagcggcgATGATGcccggagaaggaggaggaggcggcggcggcgacgGCCCTGCGGGGGGCCCCGGCAGCGGCTGCCTCGGGGGCAGCGTGGTGCGCCCGCGGCGGCCTGGTGTTGGCGCGGCCTCCCGCCCCGCGTggcctgggtctgctgctgctgcgcctCGCCGCGTGGCGTCCGGGGCGGCCTCGGCGACgctagtgctgctgctgctttgggcCTCCGTCCACACCGTGCAGGAGGGGCACCTCGCCCTCTACTACAG GGGCGGGGCGCTGCTCTCCGCCGTCAGCGGCCCAGGCTACCACATCATGCTGCCCTTCGTCACCACCTGCATATCCGTGCAG ACAACGCTGCAAACAGATGAAGTGAAAAATGTGCCTTGTGGGACAAG TGGCGGAGTCATGATCTACATTGATCGAATAGAGGTGGTAAACACGTTGGCGCCACATGCAG TTTATGATACTGTAAAGAAGTACACTGTGGACTATGACAAGACCCTCATCTTCAACAAAGTCCACCATGAGCTCAACCAGTTCTGCAGCACCCACACCCTCCAGGAGGTGTACATCGAGCTCTTTG ATCAAATAGATGAACACCTGAAGCTGGCGCTGCAGCAGGATCTGAATGCCATGGCGCCAGGTCTCACTGTCCAG GCAGTGCGTGTGACAAAGCCCAAAATCCCTGAAGCCATCCGAAGAAATTTTGAACTTGT GGAAGCAGAGAAGACCAAATTCTTGATAGTTACTCAGCAGCAGAAAGTGGTGGCGAAGGAGGCCGAAACAGAAAGGAAAAAGGCCGTCATAG AAGCAGAGAAGGCGGCCCAGGTGGCAAAGATTCGTTGTCGGCAGAAGGTCATGGAGACGCTGATGGAGAAGCACATTTCTGAGCTTGAAG ATGCTGCTTTCTTAGCAAGAGAGAGGGCGAAGGCTGATGCCAACTACTACACGGCACAGAAGGCAGCCGACTCGAACAAG CTGAAACTCACACCAGCCTTCCTGGAACTGATGAAATATCAGGCCATTGCTTTCAACAGTACGCTGTACTTTGGCAACAGCTTCCCCGCTAACCTGTTTCTGGGTTCCTGTGCTTTTGACGATCCCGTTGCAAGAACTGCGAGAGAAGCCCACCTCATCTCAAAGACAGGCAAGCTCcacctcaggcacagaggagagcGTGGCGCCTCTGGATGCGTCCGCTGA